From the Desulfovibrio sp. JY genome, one window contains:
- a CDS encoding insulinase family protein, translating into MSPTFGFTVLRDETLDEYAARAILARHDRTGAQVLSLCLDDANKVFGISFRTPPGNSTGVPHILEHSVLCGSRKYPVKEPFVELLKGSLQTFLNAFTYPDKTCYPVASTNLTDFHNLIDVYLDAVFYPRIPRHVFLQEGWHFEWNEPGELTRSGVVFNEMKGVYSSPDSVLGEFSQRLLFPDTTYGVDSGGDPKVIPTLTYEEFKAFHETYYHPSNARAFFSGDDDPDERLRILDDYFSRFDARPVDSHVAVQVPFTAPRDKEMPYAAAPGQADRGFVTVNWLLPETVDQDLVLTLEVLEHVLIGLPSSPLRKALLDSGLGEDLAGAGLETELRQMYFSVGLKGIKTGTSPEVEKLIQGTLAWLADSGLPPDAVEAGVNALEFALRENNTGSFPRGLSLMLRALTTWLHDGDPLSPLRFSGPLERLKTRIAAGEKVLEAAIRTYLLDNPHRVTLSLVPDTELDAKRLAEERADLDAIAAGLDEQGKKAITDEQEELRRLQETPDTPEALATIPNLALGDLPIDEAPIPQEVREHGPVSLFLHPLETAGIAYLDLAFPLGGVPDHLVPLVPLFGRALLELGTDRTDAVSLTRRIAAKTGGISREALVSSRVGTGPDDALARLVLRGKATLEKTQEFLDILEELISGTDFGNKERFAQMAIEAKSRLERRLGPAGHATAGSRLRARYSLAGSVGERMRGVSQLFYLRALIDRIDTDYDAVRRDLETLRDVVLTREGTIAGLTVSPADMAMTETAVSGLINRLPAARPAPAAWSRPDVPSAEGIAIPAQVHYVGVGLDLSKTGWTFDGANLVAARHLRMAYLWDRVRVRGGAYGAFCSLDRLSGQVVFVSYRDPNTDATIDTFRQAGRYLMEASLDAEEMTRAIIGTIGDIDAHMLPDTKGHVAMVRRLVGDTPEIRAAMRGQVLAASIRQFREFGEALDAAAKNAAIVVLGPTPSLDALSVPDLSRLDVL; encoded by the coding sequence ATGTCCCCCACTTTCGGTTTCACCGTCCTTCGCGACGAAACGCTCGACGAATACGCCGCCCGGGCCATCCTGGCCCGTCATGACCGCACCGGGGCGCAAGTCCTGTCGCTCTGCCTCGATGATGCCAACAAGGTTTTCGGCATAAGCTTCCGTACGCCGCCGGGCAACTCCACCGGCGTGCCCCATATCCTGGAGCACTCGGTGCTTTGCGGCTCACGCAAGTATCCCGTCAAGGAACCTTTCGTGGAGTTGCTCAAGGGGTCGTTGCAGACCTTCCTCAACGCCTTCACCTATCCCGACAAGACCTGCTATCCGGTGGCCTCCACCAACCTCACGGACTTCCATAACCTTATAGACGTCTATCTCGACGCCGTGTTCTACCCGCGTATCCCGCGCCATGTCTTTCTCCAGGAGGGCTGGCACTTCGAGTGGAACGAGCCCGGGGAACTGACGCGCAGCGGCGTGGTGTTCAACGAGATGAAGGGCGTCTACTCCTCGCCCGATTCCGTGCTCGGCGAGTTCTCCCAGCGCCTGCTCTTTCCGGACACCACCTACGGCGTGGATTCCGGCGGCGATCCCAAGGTGATCCCGACGCTCACCTACGAGGAGTTCAAGGCCTTCCACGAGACCTACTACCACCCGTCCAACGCCCGGGCCTTTTTTTCCGGCGACGACGACCCGGACGAGCGGCTGCGCATCCTGGACGACTATTTCAGCCGTTTCGACGCCCGGCCGGTCGATTCCCACGTCGCGGTCCAGGTCCCCTTCACCGCGCCCCGCGACAAGGAGATGCCCTACGCCGCCGCCCCGGGCCAGGCCGACCGGGGATTTGTCACCGTCAACTGGCTGTTGCCGGAAACCGTGGACCAGGATCTCGTGCTCACCCTCGAAGTCCTGGAGCATGTGCTGATCGGCCTGCCCTCCTCGCCGCTGCGCAAGGCGCTGCTCGACAGCGGCCTGGGCGAGGACCTGGCCGGCGCCGGTCTGGAAACCGAGCTGCGCCAGATGTATTTTTCCGTGGGGCTCAAGGGCATCAAGACCGGCACGAGCCCCGAGGTGGAAAAGCTCATCCAGGGCACGCTCGCCTGGCTGGCCGATTCCGGCCTGCCGCCCGATGCCGTGGAAGCCGGGGTCAACGCCCTGGAATTCGCGCTGCGGGAAAACAACACCGGCTCGTTTCCGCGCGGCCTGTCCCTCATGCTGCGCGCGCTGACCACCTGGCTCCACGACGGCGACCCGCTTTCGCCGCTGCGCTTCTCCGGCCCGCTCGAGCGCCTCAAGACCAGGATCGCCGCCGGCGAGAAGGTCCTCGAAGCGGCCATCCGTACCTACCTTCTGGACAATCCCCACCGCGTCACCCTGTCGCTTGTGCCCGACACCGAGCTCGACGCCAAACGGCTGGCCGAAGAGCGGGCGGACCTGGACGCCATCGCCGCCGGCCTCGACGAACAAGGGAAAAAGGCCATCACCGACGAGCAGGAGGAGTTGCGCCGGCTCCAGGAAACCCCGGATACGCCCGAGGCCCTGGCCACGATACCGAACCTCGCCCTGGGCGACCTGCCCATCGACGAAGCCCCCATTCCCCAGGAGGTCCGGGAACACGGCCCGGTCTCCCTGTTTCTCCATCCCCTGGAGACCGCCGGCATCGCCTACCTCGACCTGGCGTTTCCCCTCGGCGGCGTGCCGGATCACCTCGTTCCCCTGGTGCCGCTTTTCGGCCGGGCGCTTCTGGAGCTCGGCACCGACCGCACCGACGCCGTGAGCCTTACCCGGCGCATCGCGGCCAAGACCGGCGGCATCTCCCGCGAGGCGCTGGTCTCCAGCCGCGTGGGGACCGGTCCCGATGACGCTCTGGCCCGGCTGGTGCTGCGGGGCAAGGCCACCCTGGAAAAAACGCAGGAGTTTCTCGACATCCTCGAGGAACTCATCAGCGGCACGGATTTCGGCAACAAGGAACGCTTCGCCCAGATGGCCATCGAGGCCAAATCGCGCCTGGAACGCCGGCTGGGCCCGGCCGGCCATGCCACGGCCGGTTCGCGGCTGCGGGCCCGCTACTCCCTGGCCGGGAGCGTCGGCGAGCGGATGCGCGGCGTGTCCCAGCTCTTCTATCTGCGCGCGCTCATCGACCGCATCGACACGGATTACGACGCCGTGCGCCGCGACCTGGAGACCCTGCGCGACGTGGTGCTGACCCGCGAGGGAACCATTGCCGGCCTGACCGTCTCCCCCGCCGATATGGCCATGACGGAAACCGCCGTGTCCGGGCTCATAAACCGCCTGCCCGCCGCCAGGCCCGCCCCGGCCGCCTGGAGCCGGCCCGACGTGCCGTCGGCCGAAGGCATCGCCATCCCGGCCCAGGTCCACTACGTCGGCGTCGGCCTCGACCTGTCCAAAACGGGCTGGACCTTCGACGGGGCCAACCTCGTGGCCGCCCGCCATCTGCGCATGGCCTATCTCTGGGACCGCGTGCGGGTGCGTGGCGGCGCCTACGGCGCGTTCTGCTCCCTGGACCGGCTGTCGGGACAGGTCGTCTTCGTTTCCTACCGCGACCCCAACACCGACGCCACCATCGACACCTTCCGCCAGGCCGGGCGCTACCTCATGGAGGCGTCCCTGGACGCCGAGGAGATGACCCGGGCGATCATCGGCACCATCGGCGACATCGACGCCCACATGCTGCCCGACACCAAGGGACATGTGGCCATGGTGCGCCGGCTCGTGGGCGACACGCCGGAAATCCGCGCCGCCATGCGCGGTCAGGTGCTCGCCGCCAGCATCCGGCAATTCCGGGAATTCGGCGAAGCCCTCGACGCCGCGGCCAAGAACGCCGCCATCGTGGTCCTCGGCCCCACGCCGTCCCTCGACGCCCTGTCCGTGCCGGACCTGTCGCGATTGGATGTGTTATAG
- a CDS encoding OmpA family protein, translating to MNKKLQILLVAVVALLLGFSGPAMAKKQVPKVDNFIYFIDHSSSMAFSYKGQRYVQFGGVSKIMMAKSLARELNKMTPELGYKAGLYTFAPYKEYAAMAPYSQATLGAAIEKISTDYSVYGRMTPMGRGLEDLDKLPLSTLSGKTGVFIFSDGDSNCGVDPVAVAQSLKAKYGDNLCFYIVDLSDSKHGQQVLKAIAAMGKCNCIELGEELLRNEAARERFLECSLYEWIEDEIVVFRSIYFDFDKYNIKPEFVPVLEEGTAIIKSKPAMKVILEGNTDSIGSAQYNMKLGQRRADSVKAFFVKKGIDASRIEAISLGLTDPVATNKTAQGRALNRRCVIKFKSM from the coding sequence ATGAACAAGAAACTTCAGATTTTGCTGGTGGCTGTGGTCGCCCTGCTGCTGGGCTTCAGCGGCCCGGCTATGGCGAAGAAGCAGGTTCCCAAGGTCGATAACTTCATTTATTTTATCGACCATTCGAGCTCCATGGCCTTCTCCTACAAGGGGCAGCGCTATGTGCAGTTCGGCGGTGTTTCCAAGATCATGATGGCCAAGTCCCTGGCCCGTGAGCTCAACAAGATGACCCCCGAGCTCGGCTACAAGGCCGGCCTGTACACCTTCGCCCCGTACAAAGAGTACGCCGCGATGGCTCCCTACAGCCAGGCCACCCTGGGCGCCGCCATCGAGAAGATCTCCACCGACTACAGCGTCTACGGCCGCATGACCCCCATGGGCCGTGGCCTGGAAGACCTGGACAAGCTGCCGCTGTCCACCCTGTCGGGCAAGACCGGCGTGTTCATCTTCTCTGACGGCGACTCCAACTGCGGCGTCGACCCCGTTGCCGTGGCCCAGTCCCTGAAGGCCAAGTACGGCGACAACCTGTGCTTCTACATCGTCGACCTGTCCGACAGCAAGCATGGCCAGCAGGTGCTGAAGGCCATCGCCGCCATGGGCAAGTGCAACTGCATCGAGCTCGGCGAAGAGCTGCTTCGTAACGAAGCCGCTCGCGAGCGCTTCCTCGAGTGCTCCCTGTACGAGTGGATCGAAGACGAAATCGTCGTCTTCCGTAGCATCTACTTCGACTTCGACAAGTACAACATCAAGCCCGAGTTCGTGCCCGTCCTCGAGGAAGGCACCGCCATCATCAAGTCCAAGCCGGCCATGAAGGTGATCCTCGAAGGCAACACCGACAGCATCGGCTCCGCCCAGTACAACATGAAGCTCGGCCAGCGCCGCGCTGACTCCGTCAAGGCCTTCTTCGTGAAGAAGGGCATCGACGCCAGCCGCATCGAGGCCATCAGCCTCGGCCTGACCGATCCGGTCGCCACCAACAAGACCGCTCAGGGCCGCGCCCTGAACCGCCGGTGCGTGATCAAGTTCAAGAGCATGTAA